A single genomic interval of Haloterrigena salifodinae harbors:
- a CDS encoding DUF7563 family protein encodes MVGVTIAPWPSVDDSVCRHCGAHVSDRFCRVFGDNRNRAHRCGECDTYARLSRGSAAGEDVAIPDPETSLGRHGGEPDA; translated from the coding sequence GTGGTCGGCGTGACGATCGCGCCGTGGCCGTCGGTCGACGATTCAGTCTGTCGTCACTGTGGCGCCCACGTTTCCGATCGGTTCTGCCGCGTTTTCGGTGACAACCGCAATCGAGCCCATCGCTGCGGAGAGTGTGATACCTATGCGCGACTGAGCCGCGGCTCCGCCGCTGGCGAAGACGTCGCGATCCCGGACCCGGAGACGTCGCTCGGTCGACACGGGGGTGAACCCGATGCGTAA